The genome window ATCAAAAGAATATGCCGAATTAGAATGGCCTATCGACTTATTGATTGTTGTATGGTATGTAATTTTCTTTGCAAACTATTTGATGACGGTAATCAAACGAAAAGAAGAACAAATGTATGTGGCAATTTGGTTCTACATAGCTTCCTTCGTAACAGTTCCACTTCTTTTCATCGTAAACAACATTGTCATCCCAGCTGGACTTTTAAAATCCTACTCGGTATACGCAGGTGTGTTTGATGCCAACATCCAATGGTGGTATGGACACAACGCAGTAGCCTTTGTTCTTACGACTCCGTTTTTGGGACTTATGTACTACTACCTCCCAAAACACATCAAACAACCCATTTACTCACATAGACTTTCGATCATCCATTTCTGGTCGTTAATCTTTATCTATATTTGGGCAGGTCCTCACCATTTACTATACTCTCCAATTCCAGAATGGTTACAAACAACAGGGATGGTTTTCTCCATCATGTTATGGATGCCTTCTTGGGGTGGTATGTTAAACGGATTCCTAACACTGACCCAAGCAAAAGACAAAATCAAAGTAGATGCTACCCTCAAAATGATGTTAGCTGCCGTTACTTTCTACGGTATGTCAACATTTGAAGGTCCACTTCTTTCCATTCGTGCCGTTTCCGCTCTTGGACACAACACTGACTGGATCATCGGTCACGTTCACTCAGGAACTCTCGGATGGGTTGGATTTATGTCAGCCGCAGCACTCTACTACTTAGTTCCAAGACTTTGGAATGCTAACCTTTATAGCGAAAAACTTGCCAATGCACACTTCTGGCTCGGCACACTCGGTATCCTACTCTACATCATCTCCATGTGGGTATCTGGTATTACTGAAGGTTCTATGTGGCGAGCAGTTGGTGAAAACGGCGAACTCGTTTATAAAGACTGGGTAGAAATTGTTGAGTTCTTAAAACCGTTCAGACTATTCCGCGCGATCGGAGGAACACTCTATCTAACTGGGATTGTGCTGATGGTGTATAACTTTATCAAAACCATTCAAAACAAAGACAGTGGGTTTGTAGAACAAGACTTACGTATAGGAGTGAAATCATAATGTTTGGATTTAACAAATTCTTAGATTGGTTTTCTGAAGTTGCAGACCATTGGGATACAAAAGGTGTTAAGTTTACTCTTTATACAACGATTGCCGTTGTGATTGGTGGACTTTTCGAACTCATCCCTCCGTTTTTTCTTACTAAAACGGTAACTCCAATTTCAACTGTGAAACCATATTCCGCATTGGAACTAGCAGGTCGTGACACTTACCAAAGAGAAGGTTGTATCGGATGCCATACACAAATGGTTCGACCATTCAAATGGGAAGTAGATCGTTTTGATCCAACAAAAGCTTACGGACGAACTGGATATTCAAAAGGTGGAGAGTATGTATATGACCACCCATTCCTTTGGGGATCCAAAAGAACTGGTCCGGACTTAGCTCATGAATCTCAAATGCTTCGTTCTGATGAGTGGCATAAAAACCATTTGATCAACCCAAGAACAGTGGGTGGCGTACCTAACTCGATTATGCCAGCATATCCTTGGTTATTCGAAGAATCTCATAAGGTTGATGTTGAACAAGTAGTATCAAACATGAAAGCTCTAAAATCCATCGGAGTTCCTTACACTGAAGAAGATTTTGCTAACGCACCATCTCTTCTAAAAGACAAAACCGAAGGGCAAGCACTTGTAGCTTATTTGCAAAAACTAGGAAGAGATTCAGCCGAGTTACAAAAAGGTATGAAGTAAGATCATGAACGATGCAGATATTCTACTCGTTTATAAAAGTTTGAGATTGCCGATCCTTGTGATCGCAATCTCTTACATCACCTACTACGTTTATAAAAAACGTACGAAAGACGAAATGGAGAAACCCAAGTATAGAATGCTTGAGGAGGATTAATACGAATGAAAGAACCAAAAGAAGTAGACGGAATCTTCCAAGCCGACAATCCCATGCCCACTTGGTGGAAATTAGTCTGGTTAATCAGTATCATCGTTTCCATCGGTTACGTTGTATACTTTCACTGGTATTCTGAATGGCCACAAGAAGTTGCATTTGAAAAAGAAGTTGCGGAACACGAAGCGCAATTTCCTGCAAAACAAGCAGTTGTTGTGAACACAGAAGATGGATCAAACCCTTACCGTGATGATGCAGTGGCGATTAAAGAAGGCGAAGGAACATACAAACAAATTTGTTCTGCTTGCCACGGCCCAACTGCAGAAGGTGCTGTAGGACCAAGTCTTGTGGACAAAGATTGGATTCATGGAAACACTGATAAAGAAGTGTTTAACAATATCATGAAAGGAATTGGACCAGAAAGACAAAAACTGAACCGAGGGGGAATGCCTGCTTGGGAAGGTTTAGGTGCTGAAAAAGTTTATGCTGTTATGGCATGGCTTGCAACTAAAAACAGTAGTTTGGTAAAGGCTAAGTAAAGATGATTATTTCAAGACCACAGACAGGAAAGGTAAGAACACGAAGAAACTTTGTAATGAGTTTTCTCGTAGGTTTATTTTTAATCGCACCATGGGTAGTGTTACCGGAAGGTAGCCCTCTCATTCGATTGGATATCCCGCATAGGGTGTTTCACTTGTTTGGTGGTCTTTTTATCCCACAAGAAGGACTGATCTTATGGTTTTTCCTTCTTACGATGGGACTTTCTCTTTTCTTTTTCACCTCCGTCATTGGCCGTGTTTGGTGCGGATGGGGGTGTCCTCAAACAATCTATACCGATCTTTTCGATCGAATTGGTCGGTTTGTTTTAGATTCTAAATATGGGAAAAAGGATGCCTCAATCGTAGGCAAATATACCGTTTATTTTCTCTGGATCGTTGTTTCTTTTATCGCTTCTTTTCATTGGATTGCTTACTTTGTTAGCCCTTATGTAATGTTGGCAGACTTTGTTAATCTCTCTTTTGTAAACCAAACGTACTTTTATTTTACATTATTTTTTACTGCTGCGATGTTTATCGATATCGGATTCATTCGCGAACAGTTCTGTCGTTACGCTTGTCCTTATGCTAGGTTCCAAACACTCCTAATGGATGAACATTCTTGGAACGTAACCTATGATTTCAAACGAGGAGAACCTCGAAGGGACGGAAAAACCAAAATTGGGGATTGTGTTGCCTGCAATATGTGTGTTGTGGTCTGCCCTACTGGAATCGATATCCGCGATGGTTTGCAAGTGGGTTGTGTGGCCTGCGGAAAATGTGTGGATGCCTGCACTTCCATCATGGCAAGAGAAAACAAAAAAACTCTGATTGGATATTTCTCACTCAAACAAATTGAAACTGGGGCAAAAATCAAATGGATCAGACCAAGAACCGTGATTTATGCAATTTTACTTACAGTTGTGATCACTGGGGCCATCATACAACTTGTCACAAGAACTCCCATGTCGATGATTGCAGCATCAAACAAATCGATGCCACCTATTTTAATTCCAGACAATAAAATTAGAGCCTTTGTTGCTCTACGCATTCAAAACATTGCGCCGATTGAAAAAGAATTTCAACTTTCGGCTTCTGATACAAGACATGGAAAAGAAATCCTAATTCGTTCCGGTGAAGAAAACAACAGATTCAAATTGGGATCAGGCGAAATCAAAAGTATTTCTGTGGTTTTAGAGACACAGTCTCTCACAGAACAAGAATTAAATGAAGGTTACTTACCAGGTTCCATTGTATTAAAAAATGCACAGGATCCAGACGAACGATTGGAGAAAAAACTCTCCTTAACATTACCAAGGAGGTAATGATGTTTAAAGAATTACACCCCAGTTTACGAAATGCAATGTATGTGGTTCTGTTTAGTTTTACAGCACTTGTAGCTGCTACTTTTTATACCATTCGTCTGACCTACAAAAACTTTGAACCGGTAATGGATAAAAACTATTACGAAATTGGTTTGAACTATGAAAAAGCCATAGAGAACCAAAAAGAACTTTTGAAACAAGGTTACCTGATCAAAACAAATTGGGACAGCCAAACCCTCCTCCCAATGGGTGAATCAGAAATTTCGGTCCAACTTGAAAAAGATGGAGCAGTCACTAATAGTGCAAAATCGATGACTGTTTATTTGGAAAGAAATGCCACTACTAAAAATACAGCACAATTCCAACTAAAGCCAACAACCAATGGATTTGCTGGGAAAATCCCACTTCTAGAAAAAGGAACTTGGAATTTACGACTAGTTGCTGATATAGGTGGCAAGTCCTTTGAAAGAGAAGGAAAAATATCTGTTAAATGAACGAAACCATTTCTGACGTAACAAAAACAGAATGTGACCACTGCGGAAACCAGATCCGGTTGGTTCGGATTGAAGCAAAGGTTGGAAATGATACGAAAGTTTTTTGTTGCGAAGGATGTGAAACGGTTTATTCCATCATCAACTCTCTTGGTGGAAGTTATTATTACAATTTAAAAGGAAATACAAAACTTGATCCAGTTCAGATCGAGGACTCAGATGCTGACATAGAGAACGAACTCGTATATGAAAAGTTTGTTCGTAAGTCAGGAGATTTTTCTGAAGTTTCCATCCAAATCACAAATATCCATTGTTCGGCTTGTGTTTGGATCAATGAAAAAGTTTTAAACGAAGAAGAAGGAATTATCTCCGCTCAAATTAATTTTGCATCCGGGAGAGCTCGGGTCCGGTTTGATCGTTCCAAAATCAAAATCTCTCGTATTTTATCTCTGATTCGTGCCATAGGTTATAAACCTGTACTTTTTTCGCCCACTGAAGGCATTGTAGAAAAAACAAAACAATTAAAAACCCTACTCCTGCGCATTGGTGTGGCTGGATTTTGTTTTGGAAATATCATGATCCTAAGTGTTGCCTTATATTCCGGTTATTTCACTGGGATTGATTTGGACATCAAACGCCTCTTCCATTATGCATCCTGGGTGTTTGCCACTCCCGCTTATCTCTATTCGGGATACCCTTTTATGTCGGGGTTCCTAACAAGCATCAGACGAAGAACCCTTTCGATGGACTTCCTATTGTTTTTAGGAATCTCTATGGCATACTTCTATTCCGTTTATGTAACGCTCACTGATGTGGGAGAAGTTTATTTTGACTCCGTGGCAATGATTTACTTCTTTATTTTGATTGGGAAGTATTTCGAAGAAAAGGCGAGAGTCTTTGCCTCTGACAAATTGGAATCCATCCTTTGCAAACTCCCCGAAACCTCTGTTCGAGTCACCGAAGCTGGTGAAGAAACCATCCCTAGTTCCGAAATTAAAATTGGCGATACCATTCGTGTCGCACCAGGGAAACGAATTCCAGTGGATGCCATTCTTGTCTCCGAACAGACTTATGTGGATGAATCGTTTCTAACGGGAGAATCCTTACCCATTCGAAAAAAGAAAGGGGATACGATTCTTGCAGGTTCCCTTGCGATGGACAATCCAGCTTTGATTGTTGCTGGATCTGACTACCATGCATCTACACTTTCTTCTCTTAAACTAAGACTAGAGGAAGCCTTACACCTCAAACCAAAATTACAAATCCTCACAGAACGAATTGCATCTTACTTTATCTCAGTGGTTTTTGCATTGGCCTTTCTTTGTTTTTTTGTCTGGTATTTTGTATCCGGTGGGAATTTAGAACAAAGTCTTGTCACAACTATTTCTGTACTCATAGTTGCATGTCCTTGTGCTTTGGGAATTTCTGTTCCAACAGCTCTTGTCACCAATCATATCCTCAATGCAGACAAAGGTGTACTCTTAAAAAACCCTTCGGTTGTAGAAGCCCTAGCAAAGGCAAATACCATCTTTTTAGATAAAACGGGCACACTCACTGAAGGAAAATTTTTAGTGAGACAAGTTTCAGTCAAAGATGATCACCTACCACTTGTTTATCGAATTGAAAAAGAAGTTAATCATCCTTTAGCAAAATCTCTTGTGAAGTATTTACAACCTTTTAGCTCCGTTACCAAACGAGCAGAGTCCATTATATTATCCAATTTAGAAAACATTCCAGGAAGAGGAGTCAAAGCCGAGTTAGAAGTGGATTCTAAAAAACTTTCGGTTCTCATCGGAAATAAAACCCTACTCGATAGTGAAAAGATCCCAATGGAAGATTTACCCGAAGGGGAAGGGTCTTTGATATTACTTGCTGTGAATGGAATGTATCTCGGAAGTTTTTTACTCGCCGATGAAATTCGTCCTGGGGCCCGTTCCTTTGTTTCTCTTCTCAAACATTTTGTTCCCAATATTTCGATCCTATCGGGAGACCGATTTGCAGCAGTGAAGTTTATTGCTGACTCTCTCGGAATTGAAAAGTACGTTTCTGATCTTTCTCCAGAAGACAAATCCAATCTCATTAGCAAAGCACAAGGAGAAGGAAATGTTGTCATTATGGTTGGAGATGGGATCAACGATAGTTTGTCTTTAGCTCAAGCCAATGTATCCATTTCACATACGGAAGCTGAAGATCTCTCATTGGAAAAATCTGATGTGGTATTGACTTCTGGAAATTTGAATGGGCTTGTCCATTCCCTGCTCTCTGCCAAAAAAACTAGAGAGGTGATTTTACAAAACATCATCATTTCCTTTTGTTATAATTCGATTATGTTGCCGCTTGCGATGTTTGGACTCATGTTACCTGTGATTTGTGCCGTGTTTATGGCCTGTTCTAGCTTGACAGTCCTCCTCAATTCTCTTTCCATTAGATTTAGGATCCCCCAATGGAAGCCCTCTACTTAACCATCCCGATGGCAATGTGTATTGCCGTCTTCTTTCTTTATATTTTTATCACTGCCTTCAAAAAAGGTCAGTTTGAAGATATCGAATCACCTAAATATAGAATGTTCTTCGAGGAAGAATACCCTCAAGAGAACCAATCTAAATCAAATTCACCTGATGGACCAACTAGCAAATCTTAGTTTTTTTGGTTCCATCATATTGTATGGATTTGTCAGTAGCTTTCATTGTCTTGTGATGTGTGGTCCTTTTGTATCACTTTTACAAACAGAAAAAGGAAAACAGATCCCCATTTATCTCTATCATCTAGGAAGACTCATATCCTATACCTTTCTCGGTATGGTGTTGGGGTTTCTTGGTAAAGGTGCCAATGCATTAGGAGAATTAAGTGCCATCCAAGGTGCGGCTGGTGTTCTTACGTTTTTATTTTTAGTAGTCTTTGCCATCCGCACTTATTCTACAAAATCAACTTCGTCCTTTGGTTCTTTACCACAAGGGATTCGTAAGTTTTTAGAAAAGATTCGCTCTCGCTTTAGTAAAAATGGTCTTGGATTTGGAATTGGGATGGTGAGTGCCCTACTCCCTTGCGGGGTATTGTATCCAGCGTACGCGGCTTCCTTTGCCACTGGCACTTTGTTAAACGGTGGACTCGTGATGTTTTTCTTTTATTTAGGAACTGTTCCTGCACTCACGGGACTTGGATGGATTGTGAGGAAATGGAGAGACAAAATCCCAACAAAATGGATCCCCGCCTTTGGAACGATTGTGATTTTAACTTCTCTCAGTTTTTTACTCTACCGCCTTTTTTTCCATACCCACGGAGAGTCCTGCGACCATCTTTTATAACTCTATTCCCCCGCTCGCCTTTCCATCAAACAGGTGTTTGATTCATGTAGAACGAAAGTTCTTTTAAAGCTTAAAACCCTCTCCCTCTAAAGTACTTTTCTTTAAAATGACTAACAAGGTCTTGATTGATATTATTTTCATTGTTATTCCCAATCACAGCGATGAGTTTTTTGGCTAAATTTCTGTCATGATTGACTAACCAACGTCGATACTGTGTGTTCAATTCCGACTCACCCACTAAAATCACTTCGTTAGGTGATTGCAAAGTACTGGTGATATCTTCAAAATCCCAGACATCCGTTTCTTTCGATTTTTCCCAAGTTCTAGATCGCATTTGATCTGATTCAAACTTAATCATCTCAATTCGTTTTTTGTTGAGGTATAGGATGCAGGCGTTCATGTTTTCACTTCCTTTACTTTATTATGACGCAAAGGAAAATAAAATCACACTCTTTTTACAAAAACCTCCCACGTAAGTTCCATGCTTTTCACATTGATAAATGTCAATCCATACTCAAACTAACAATCGATTCTGAACTGAGTTCATCCACAAGATAATGGACGTTAGTTGACAATTCATTAGGTTCAAGGATGAACTCATTGAAAAAAATTAGGGAAAAGAGTAGAGTCGAAGCCACTAAGGTGACATAGGCTTTCCGCTTTGTCTTTTCCGTTTGGATTCTGGATTTGGTTTTTCGCACAAGACGCAATTCGAAATCAGAATCATTTAAAAGTTGTTCCCATTTTTTAGGATTCTTGGAATTCATTTCTTCCTCCTGGTATATGTTTTCGGATCCATTCTTTGGTTCGAAACAATCGCGATTTGACTGTCCCTTGCTGAACCTCAAGTTCTTTTGCAATTTCATCCATCGTGTTGCCAGCCAAATAAAGACGTAAGGTTTGACGATAGGTTTCGGGGATTTGCAAAAGCATGGACTCAACCCATTCTTCTTTTTCAAAAGAAGCTTCTTCTCGCACACCTGATAATTGGACTTTATTCTTTACTAAGTAACGTTTTGCCTTTTCTTCCTCTCGCAACCGTTTTTCATTCATACGAAGGGCTTCGTTTCGAGCGATGGTGTAAATCCAAGTAGAGATTTTTGACCTTCCATCAAACCCACCCTTCTCTAAAGATTTAAACACACGAAAGTATACTTCTTGCACTACATCTTCCGTTGCATCATCAAAACGGTCGATGAGGGTATCACCGACCGTTTTTAAAACCAAAAATTTGGTTTCTTTGACTACTGTTTCGAAGTCAAACTCAGGCATTGTTTATTCTTCCGGTGGTTGGTGTCGACTTGCAAAACGTTCCACTAAATCAGCAAACTTTTCCCTTTGTTCCGGTTTTAATACAGCGTGGAATTCCACAAGTTTTGATTGGAAAAACTTACGCATTTCTTGGTGGCGAGTTTCTCGTTCAATACTCATTTTATCCAACAACTTGGTATCAATTTTTTCCGCACGAATTTGAGTCGCCATTTCTTTGGCCCAAGATTCATGTTTCGGTTTCATTTCCTTATGTTTGGCAATGAGTTCGGCTTTGATGGTTTCCAGTTTTGCTTTCTGTGCTTCATCTAAATCTAGTTTAGATGTGAGTTTGGACGCCACCCATTCGATTCTTTTTTCGAAATCTTTATGTCCGCGGCAATTTCCAAAAGCAAATGCCATCACCGATACAAGACCAATTGTTGCGACAATTTTGAATGTTTTTTTCAGAGAGATCATAGAACCTTCCTTGTTTGTTTGGTGAATATGACCCGAAAGAGGGAGGGAGAGTTCCCTACCTCAAGAAAAAAAGAGGCAGGGAACTTGTTTTTTTAAATTAGAAACTTGGGAACGGATCTCCAGTGAAATATCCATCAGTTTTCAAGTCTTGGCAAGAAATGATATTGGTAATTGTAGATCCAAGTAAAAAACCTTTGAATCCTTGGATGTCATTAACACACTGATCTACATCAGCTTTGACATAGTACTTTGCTGAATCAATACTTGCAATGTCAGCAGCAAGCACACTTAAAATCGAAACACTAGGTCTTCCCGCTAACAAGGTTGAATTGATTAAGTCCGTTTGAATGGCAGCATCTGTAATTCGAGAAGCAACTTCAGAACCTTTCTCACGATCGATCGTTGCGCCCGCTGGATTTAGGATCAGACAGTTGGTTAGCGAAAACGCTAAAGCAACAAAGAGTATTTTTTTTAACATAAATGTTTCCTTGAACAATGGTTTCACCATATATAAACCTGCCTTAGTTACGTTTCAAGAAAAATCTATACAATACTTTAATTTAACAAAGGTCAATCGCCCACGATAAAGATGGTGAGATACCAATTGTTTTTCTTTTTTTCAAAGAATGCCCTGTAGTCAAGAGGACTACGTAAAAACCTGTCACATACATAACCAGGTTTTCCCTGCGGTGTACAAATCTTTTTCCAGTTACAATTACTTTCCTTTTCTAGTCTTCGTCCATCTAAATCATCAGCTTCTGCTCTTACAATTTGGTAACTTAACTGTGTGATGGACTTTGATTCTTTTGAAGCATCTTCTCTAACATTCACATTCTTGCCAATGACCAAGTAGTGAGTGAATGGATCATAGTCTCCTGGGAAGGTTTCAAAAAAATAAGGAGCCACCATTTGGCCTTCTTTGTTTTGACGAAACCCTAACTTGATTGTTTCTTCCATCAATTCCCAAAAATTGGATGAGGATGGTTTTTCTGTTAGTTGGAATGATTTTAAAAAATCTTTTTTCCCTGCTTCTGCACCAAATGAAAAATGAATCTCTTTATCAATTACCTCTTCTAAGGCTTTTCGATCTTTAGATTTTAGAATCTTTTGAAATTTTGTTTTAAATTCGTTAAAACTTTTATCTTTCGCCGAATGGTCGATAGGTGTTAAAGTTTTTGCCGTAAAGGGATCACATGGCAAAAGAACGGAAGGGATCAGAAAAAACAAAAGGACAGAATGGTATTTTAGCATAAATCTTGCGAAAAAAATATACCATTCACTTGAAGGAATCAATTCTTTTTCGAGAGATTCGCCGCCATGTTGCATTGTTTTGTGATCCCCAAATTCTCCCGAATTTCATCTAAGGAAAGTTTTTTCCGTTTGAGTTCGCATACTTTTAAAAAAAGTTCTGCATACTCCTTATCCAATTTTTCACCCTCTTCATCTTCTTCCGTCAAAACCAGTTTGGCAATGTCCAAACAAGATCTCTCTGATTCAGGCAAAAGTTGAAAAATCGTTTTTACAGTTTCCTCTTTTTGTTTGCAGGGAACTGTAGAAGTTTGTTTTTCCTTTCCGATTAACGTTGAAAGACAAAAAAGAAAACTCAGGAGAAAGAAAGAAAATCGGATTTTATACATTGGCTAGATAAATCTTCTTCCCATTTGGATTTGGTCGAGTATCTTTCGTCCTATCCAAGAGAATTTATAAGCTTATGACCAAACCAACACGCAGAGAACACGACCTTTTGGGGGAACGAGATCTCCCCGCTGATGTTTATTGGGGAATCCATACCCTACGGGCTTTGGAAAATTATCCCATCACTGGAAAAACCATCGGGACCTATCCTGACCTGGTCCGTGCCCTTGCTTATATCAAAAAAGCTTCTGCCAAAGCAAACCACGAGTTGGGACAACTCACAAAAGAAACCACCCAGATGATCACAACTGCCTGCGACCGAATTCTCAATGGAGAATTCCATTCGGAATTTGTTGTCGATGTCATCCAAGGTGGGGCTGGAACTTCCACCAATATGAATGCCAATGAAGTGATCACAAACATTGCACTCGAGATGGCAGGTTTCGCCAAGGGAGACTATTCTCATTTGCATCCATTAAATGAAGTCAAT of Leptospira mtsangambouensis contains these proteins:
- the ccoN gene encoding cytochrome-c oxidase, cbb3-type subunit I, with the translated sequence MATEKTQYDDFIVKGFIISALVWGVASMTFGVIIAFQLVYPQLNLELPWTSFGRLRPLHTNAAIFGFALSVIFATAYHTVQRLCRTRMWNDTLSKIHLALYNLTIVLAAITLPLGYSQSKEYAELEWPIDLLIVVWYVIFFANYLMTVIKRKEEQMYVAIWFYIASFVTVPLLFIVNNIVIPAGLLKSYSVYAGVFDANIQWWYGHNAVAFVLTTPFLGLMYYYLPKHIKQPIYSHRLSIIHFWSLIFIYIWAGPHHLLYSPIPEWLQTTGMVFSIMLWMPSWGGMLNGFLTLTQAKDKIKVDATLKMMLAAVTFYGMSTFEGPLLSIRAVSALGHNTDWIIGHVHSGTLGWVGFMSAAALYYLVPRLWNANLYSEKLANAHFWLGTLGILLYIISMWVSGITEGSMWRAVGENGELVYKDWVEIVEFLKPFRLFRAIGGTLYLTGIVLMVYNFIKTIQNKDSGFVEQDLRIGVKS
- the ccoO gene encoding cytochrome-c oxidase, cbb3-type subunit II; translated protein: MFGFNKFLDWFSEVADHWDTKGVKFTLYTTIAVVIGGLFELIPPFFLTKTVTPISTVKPYSALELAGRDTYQREGCIGCHTQMVRPFKWEVDRFDPTKAYGRTGYSKGGEYVYDHPFLWGSKRTGPDLAHESQMLRSDEWHKNHLINPRTVGGVPNSIMPAYPWLFEESHKVDVEQVVSNMKALKSIGVPYTEEDFANAPSLLKDKTEGQALVAYLQKLGRDSAELQKGMK
- a CDS encoding c-type cytochrome translates to MKEPKEVDGIFQADNPMPTWWKLVWLISIIVSIGYVVYFHWYSEWPQEVAFEKEVAEHEAQFPAKQAVVVNTEDGSNPYRDDAVAIKEGEGTYKQICSACHGPTAEGAVGPSLVDKDWIHGNTDKEVFNNIMKGIGPERQKLNRGGMPAWEGLGAEKVYAVMAWLATKNSSLVKAK
- the ccoG gene encoding cytochrome c oxidase accessory protein CcoG, producing MIISRPQTGKVRTRRNFVMSFLVGLFLIAPWVVLPEGSPLIRLDIPHRVFHLFGGLFIPQEGLILWFFLLTMGLSLFFFTSVIGRVWCGWGCPQTIYTDLFDRIGRFVLDSKYGKKDASIVGKYTVYFLWIVVSFIASFHWIAYFVSPYVMLADFVNLSFVNQTYFYFTLFFTAAMFIDIGFIREQFCRYACPYARFQTLLMDEHSWNVTYDFKRGEPRRDGKTKIGDCVACNMCVVVCPTGIDIRDGLQVGCVACGKCVDACTSIMARENKKTLIGYFSLKQIETGAKIKWIRPRTVIYAILLTVVITGAIIQLVTRTPMSMIAASNKSMPPILIPDNKIRAFVALRIQNIAPIEKEFQLSASDTRHGKEILIRSGEENNRFKLGSGEIKSISVVLETQSLTEQELNEGYLPGSIVLKNAQDPDERLEKKLSLTLPRR
- a CDS encoding FixH family protein, with protein sequence MMFKELHPSLRNAMYVVLFSFTALVAATFYTIRLTYKNFEPVMDKNYYEIGLNYEKAIENQKELLKQGYLIKTNWDSQTLLPMGESEISVQLEKDGAVTNSAKSMTVYLERNATTKNTAQFQLKPTTNGFAGKIPLLEKGTWNLRLVADIGGKSFEREGKISVK
- a CDS encoding heavy metal translocating P-type ATPase; the encoded protein is MNETISDVTKTECDHCGNQIRLVRIEAKVGNDTKVFCCEGCETVYSIINSLGGSYYYNLKGNTKLDPVQIEDSDADIENELVYEKFVRKSGDFSEVSIQITNIHCSACVWINEKVLNEEEGIISAQINFASGRARVRFDRSKIKISRILSLIRAIGYKPVLFSPTEGIVEKTKQLKTLLLRIGVAGFCFGNIMILSVALYSGYFTGIDLDIKRLFHYASWVFATPAYLYSGYPFMSGFLTSIRRRTLSMDFLLFLGISMAYFYSVYVTLTDVGEVYFDSVAMIYFFILIGKYFEEKARVFASDKLESILCKLPETSVRVTEAGEETIPSSEIKIGDTIRVAPGKRIPVDAILVSEQTYVDESFLTGESLPIRKKKGDTILAGSLAMDNPALIVAGSDYHASTLSSLKLRLEEALHLKPKLQILTERIASYFISVVFALAFLCFFVWYFVSGGNLEQSLVTTISVLIVACPCALGISVPTALVTNHILNADKGVLLKNPSVVEALAKANTIFLDKTGTLTEGKFLVRQVSVKDDHLPLVYRIEKEVNHPLAKSLVKYLQPFSSVTKRAESIILSNLENIPGRGVKAELEVDSKKLSVLIGNKTLLDSEKIPMEDLPEGEGSLILLAVNGMYLGSFLLADEIRPGARSFVSLLKHFVPNISILSGDRFAAVKFIADSLGIEKYVSDLSPEDKSNLISKAQGEGNVVIMVGDGINDSLSLAQANVSISHTEAEDLSLEKSDVVLTSGNLNGLVHSLLSAKKTREVILQNIIISFCYNSIMLPLAMFGLMLPVICAVFMACSSLTVLLNSLSIRFRIPQWKPST
- a CDS encoding cbb3-type cytochrome oxidase assembly protein; protein product: MEALYLTIPMAMCIAVFFLYIFITAFKKGQFEDIESPKYRMFFEEEYPQENQSKSNSPDGPTSKS
- a CDS encoding sulfite exporter TauE/SafE family protein, with product MDQLANLSFFGSIILYGFVSSFHCLVMCGPFVSLLQTEKGKQIPIYLYHLGRLISYTFLGMVLGFLGKGANALGELSAIQGAAGVLTFLFLVVFAIRTYSTKSTSSFGSLPQGIRKFLEKIRSRFSKNGLGFGIGMVSALLPCGVLYPAYAASFATGTLLNGGLVMFFFYLGTVPALTGLGWIVRKWRDKIPTKWIPAFGTIVILTSLSFLLYRLFFHTHGESCDHLL
- a CDS encoding RNA polymerase sigma factor, with translation MPEFDFETVVKETKFLVLKTVGDTLIDRFDDATEDVVQEVYFRVFKSLEKGGFDGRSKISTWIYTIARNEALRMNEKRLREEEKAKRYLVKNKVQLSGVREEASFEKEEWVESMLLQIPETYRQTLRLYLAGNTMDEIAKELEVQQGTVKSRLFRTKEWIRKHIPGGRNEFQES
- a CDS encoding Spy/CpxP family protein refolding chaperone, translating into MISLKKTFKIVATIGLVSVMAFAFGNCRGHKDFEKRIEWVASKLTSKLDLDEAQKAKLETIKAELIAKHKEMKPKHESWAKEMATQIRAEKIDTKLLDKMSIERETRHQEMRKFFQSKLVEFHAVLKPEQREKFADLVERFASRHQPPEE
- a CDS encoding TIGR04452 family lipoprotein; the encoded protein is MLKKILFVALAFSLTNCLILNPAGATIDREKGSEVASRITDAAIQTDLINSTLLAGRPSVSILSVLAADIASIDSAKYYVKADVDQCVNDIQGFKGFLLGSTITNIISCQDLKTDGYFTGDPFPSF
- a CDS encoding SH3 domain-containing protein, with the translated sequence MLKYHSVLLFFLIPSVLLPCDPFTAKTLTPIDHSAKDKSFNEFKTKFQKILKSKDRKALEEVIDKEIHFSFGAEAGKKDFLKSFQLTEKPSSSNFWELMEETIKLGFRQNKEGQMVAPYFFETFPGDYDPFTHYLVIGKNVNVREDASKESKSITQLSYQIVRAEADDLDGRRLEKESNCNWKKICTPQGKPGYVCDRFLRSPLDYRAFFEKKKNNWYLTIFIVGD